ACGCTCAGGTTGCTCAGCAAGCCAACTATGGAATTCAGCATGTCCGGGATAAATCCGATATCCAGCCCTTCCAGAACGTTTTTTTCCAGGTCGGTTTTCTCGATGAGCGCATCGATTGAGGCCGGGGAAGCCCCGAAGTACTCCGTGATTTCCAAATAGAGAGAATTCAGGTCCTTTTGCAGTTCTTCCATGTCGAGGAGGGAGAGGTTTCTGCCCTGTTCGGTGATGACGGGAATGAACAACGCAATGATCCCCGCGAGCAAACCGATCATCAGCAGGACCACCACGACTACTGCCAGCGTATTGGGAAATTTCAGACGCTGCCGGAAAAATAACACCGCCGGCCGGCCCATCAGGGCAACTACAGCTGCAATGAGTACATAGGCAATCACCGAGCGTATCAGGTAGAGGAAATAGGCCACCAAAACAATCGCTGCAAGGATGAAAACTGCCCTGAGAACCCCGTTGGCAATGGTTTTTGCGCGCATTTTCAGTTAGTTTTTAAAAGCGTAATTGACAATATTGGCCCCCATTTGCAAGGCCTTTTGCCGAACTTCTTCCGGGTCGTTGTGCACCTCCGGTTCTTCCCATCCGTCCCCGAGGTCTGCCTCCACGGTAAAGAGCAATACCAGCCGCCCCTGGTGGAAATATCCGAACGCCTGCGGGCGCTTGCCATCGTGCTCGTGGATTTTGGGCAGGCCCTCCGGAAAATCATACGGTTCTTTGAAAATCGGGTGGTCGGCACCGATTTCCTGCAGTTGTTTGTCGGGGAAGATTTTTGGCAATTCCTCTAGGAGATACTCGGCCATGCCGTAGTTGTCGTCGATGTGCAGGAACCCGCCACCGAGCAGGTAGGTCCGGATATTCGCAGCCTCCTGCTCCGAGAAGAGGACATTGCCGTGCCCGGTCATATGCAGGAAAGGAAAGCGGAAAATATCCGGGCTGTCAGCGGCCACTGTTCCGGCCGCCGTTTCCAGGTGGGTGCCGATTTCCGCATTGCAAAAACGGATCAGGTTGGGGAGTGCCGTAGGGTTGGCGTACCAGTCACCCCCGCCCCGGTATTTGAGTACGGCCACCTCCTGGGCCTGGCCGAAACCGGTACACGCTAAAGCCATTAGGGCTGCCAGAATCCTCATGGGTTATCCGTTGTTTATCAGGTTGACTGTGGTACAGGCCACCAGGGCGGCGGTTTCCGTCCGCAGCCTGTATTCGCCCAGGGAAACCGGAATAAAGCCTTTCTCGCAAGCCATCTGGATTTCATCGTGCGTGAAGTCGCCTTCAGGGCCAATGAGGATGATGACGTCCTTGTCTGCCGCCACCCGCCTTTTGAGATCCATCTTTTCGTCCTCCTCACAGTGGGCGATAAACTTCAGGACAGGCTGCTCCCGTTCCAGGAACTCCCGGAGCGCAACCGGTTCTTCCAATTCGGGCAGATAGGTCCTCAGGCTTTGCTTCATCGCCTCCTGGACCACCCGCTGCATCCGTTCCATCGGGAGTTTCCTGCGTTCCGACCGCTGGCAGATCACAGGGGTTATCCTGTCGATCCCGATTTCAGTGGCCTTCTCCAGGAACCATTCAAACCGATCCGTTTTCTTGGTCGGGGCTACAGCCACATGCAGGCTGTACATTTTCGGGTGGAATTTGCGCGTTTCGAGCAGCTTGCCCATACACCGTTCCGGATTGGCTTCGAGGATTTCGGCTACGAACAGATACCCCTTCCCGTTGGTGATATGGAGTTGGTCGCCGGCTTTTTTGCGCAAAACTTTGACGATATGGCGGCTTTCCTCCGGGGTAAACGAAAATTGGTTGACGCTGGTATCCAGGAGCGGATGATAGAAATAATTCATTTTCCGGCTATGCGTTTTGGGGGAGCGCTTTTCTGGCGGGCGTGCTCCAGCCCCCATTCAATCCATTGTTCCATCTCTGAATCGTCGCGAAACCCTTCCGGGTCCACAAATACGAATTCCTTCATAACCCGGCCGGTAAAATCCATGGGCCGCGCACCCCTGCGGAGGAGCGCTTGCTCCATGGCGTTTGCAGGTACCCGGGCCATGAGCGAATGGCCTACGACCCCCACGCTCATCTTACCCTTGTAGAGATAGGCGAGCCCGCCAAACATGTATTTCACGGTCAGGTGCTTCGAGGCCTCGGGATGACGGGATTCGAGCATCCGGTTCAGCCGATCTTCCAATTCCTTGCTATAGGGCATTGCGTGGGTTCTTTAGTGGGGCTGACCGCCGATGCGGTACCTGGCCTGAGCCGATACCCCCAGGTCCGTAAACCTGTTGTCAAGATACTTTAAATATCCTACAATTCCTATCATGCCGGCGTTGTCCGTACAGTATTGGAAC
This genomic window from Robiginitalea biformata HTCC2501 contains:
- a CDS encoding TfoX/Sxy family protein, which translates into the protein MPYSKELEDRLNRMLESRHPEASKHLTVKYMFGGLAYLYKGKMSVGVVGHSLMARVPANAMEQALLRRGARPMDFTGRVMKEFVFVDPEGFRDDSEMEQWIEWGLEHARQKSAPPKRIAGK
- a CDS encoding 16S rRNA (uracil(1498)-N(3))-methyltransferase; amino-acid sequence: MNYFYHPLLDTSVNQFSFTPEESRHIVKVLRKKAGDQLHITNGKGYLFVAEILEANPERCMGKLLETRKFHPKMYSLHVAVAPTKKTDRFEWFLEKATEIGIDRITPVICQRSERRKLPMERMQRVVQEAMKQSLRTYLPELEEPVALREFLEREQPVLKFIAHCEEDEKMDLKRRVAADKDVIILIGPEGDFTHDEIQMACEKGFIPVSLGEYRLRTETAALVACTTVNLINNG
- a CDS encoding DUF4159 domain-containing protein; amino-acid sequence: MRILAALMALACTGFGQAQEVAVLKYRGGGDWYANPTALPNLIRFCNAEIGTHLETAAGTVAADSPDIFRFPFLHMTGHGNVLFSEQEAANIRTYLLGGGFLHIDDNYGMAEYLLEELPKIFPDKQLQEIGADHPIFKEPYDFPEGLPKIHEHDGKRPQAFGYFHQGRLVLLFTVEADLGDGWEEPEVHNDPEEVRQKALQMGANIVNYAFKN